From one Sulfurimonas sp. HSL-3221 genomic stretch:
- the purT gene encoding formate-dependent phosphoribosylglycinamide formyltransferase, protein MLFTAPLKSNSVRIMLLGSGELGKEVAIEAQRLGIEVIAVDRYEGAPAHLVAHRSHVVNMQDTEAVLELIRSEMPDFILPEIEAISIDALFKAEAEGFHVIPNAEAVSKTMNRKNIRKFAAEELGLKTGPYEFVKTREELEAAAGRLGYPCVVKPVMSSSGHGQSVMKSEADLDRSWEMAKEARGDASELIVEAFIAFDYEITMLTARNGFETVFCEPIGHIQRDGDYVFSWQPMQMSEVAKERAQAIAKAITDGLGGRGIFGVELFIQGDEVYFSEVSPRPHDTGMVTLITQSQSEFALHLRAVLGLPLGFTFYGGGASAAYKATAESFAPVVDVDDTLFDDNSYVRVFGKPESHPGRRLAVALVYDEPEAALAKARTIIEKVSDH, encoded by the coding sequence ATGCTGTTTACCGCGCCGTTAAAAAGCAATTCCGTTCGTATCATGCTGCTGGGTTCGGGGGAACTCGGCAAAGAGGTCGCCATCGAGGCACAGCGCCTGGGGATTGAGGTGATCGCCGTCGACCGTTACGAGGGCGCTCCCGCCCACCTGGTCGCGCACCGTTCCCACGTCGTGAACATGCAGGACACCGAGGCGGTGCTGGAGCTGATCCGCTCCGAGATGCCCGACTTCATCCTCCCCGAGATCGAAGCGATCAGCATCGACGCACTGTTCAAGGCCGAAGCGGAAGGGTTCCACGTCATCCCGAACGCCGAAGCGGTCAGCAAAACGATGAACCGCAAGAACATCCGCAAATTCGCCGCGGAGGAGCTGGGACTCAAAACCGGTCCCTACGAGTTCGTCAAAACCCGCGAGGAGCTGGAGGCGGCAGCGGGCCGCCTCGGCTACCCCTGCGTCGTCAAGCCGGTCATGAGCTCCTCGGGCCACGGCCAGAGCGTCATGAAGAGCGAAGCGGACCTGGACCGCTCCTGGGAGATGGCCAAAGAGGCGCGCGGCGATGCGAGCGAGCTGATCGTTGAAGCCTTTATCGCCTTTGATTACGAGATCACGATGCTCACGGCGCGCAACGGGTTCGAGACGGTCTTCTGTGAGCCCATCGGCCACATCCAGCGCGACGGCGACTACGTCTTCAGCTGGCAGCCGATGCAGATGAGCGAGGTGGCCAAGGAGCGGGCACAGGCGATCGCCAAGGCGATCACCGACGGCCTCGGCGGCCGCGGCATCTTCGGCGTGGAGCTCTTTATCCAGGGTGACGAGGTCTACTTCAGCGAAGTGAGCCCGCGCCCGCACGACACGGGCATGGTCACGCTCATCACCCAGAGCCAGAGCGAATTCGCCCTGCACCTGCGCGCCGTCCTCGGCCTGCCCCTGGGCTTCACCTTCTACGGCGGCGGCGCGTCGGCGGCGTATAAAGCGACGGCGGAATCCTTCGCCCCGGTCGTCGATGTCGACGATACGCTCTTCGATGATAACAGCTACGTACGCGTCTTCGGCAAGCCCGAGTCCCACCCGGGCCGCCGCCTTGCCGTCGCGCTGGTCTATGACGAGCCGGAGGCCGCGCTGGCCAAGGCGCGGACCATCATCGAGAAAGTAAGCGACCACTGA
- a CDS encoding D-2-hydroxyacid dehydrogenase — MKIVLLDTLTFGETDLGGFDAFGEVEAFETTAPEETAERIANADVIVTNKVVISDEMMAATPTLKLICVAATGTNNIDIPAAEARGIAVKNVAGYSTDSVIQHTFSMLFYLLGHSRYYDSYVKNGDWARSEVFTHVGRPFHEIKGKTWGIIGLGEIGRGVAAVAKAFGAEVRYYSTSGKNANADYEKVTLSRLLEESDVVSVHAPLNAATQGLIGHSELLIMKDGATLLNLGRGGIVDERALAAIIDAKPIYVGLDVLETEPMNAGHPLMEIEHKERLYITPHIAWTSVEARDALIAKVIDNIRTFVEQ, encoded by the coding sequence ATGAAAATCGTCCTGCTCGATACCCTCACCTTCGGCGAGACGGACCTCGGCGGTTTTGACGCATTCGGCGAAGTCGAAGCCTTCGAGACGACGGCGCCGGAAGAGACAGCGGAGCGCATTGCTAACGCCGACGTTATCGTCACAAACAAGGTCGTTATCTCCGACGAGATGATGGCCGCGACCCCGACGCTGAAGCTGATCTGCGTGGCGGCGACGGGAACGAACAATATCGATATCCCCGCCGCCGAGGCGCGCGGCATCGCCGTCAAAAACGTTGCCGGCTACTCGACCGATTCCGTTATCCAGCACACCTTCTCCATGCTCTTTTACCTTCTGGGCCACAGCCGCTACTACGACAGTTACGTGAAAAACGGCGACTGGGCGCGCAGCGAGGTTTTCACCCATGTCGGCCGTCCCTTCCACGAGATCAAGGGCAAGACCTGGGGGATCATCGGGCTGGGCGAGATCGGCCGGGGTGTCGCCGCCGTTGCCAAGGCCTTCGGGGCAGAGGTGCGCTACTACTCCACCTCGGGCAAAAACGCCAACGCCGACTATGAAAAAGTGACCCTGAGCCGCCTGCTCGAGGAGAGCGACGTCGTCTCGGTCCACGCACCGCTCAACGCTGCCACGCAGGGGTTGATCGGCCACTCCGAGTTGCTCATCATGAAAGACGGGGCGACACTGCTCAATCTCGGGCGCGGCGGGATCGTCGACGAGCGCGCTCTCGCGGCCATCATCGACGCCAAACCGATTTATGTCGGCCTCGACGTCCTTGAAACAGAGCCGATGAACGCGGGCCACCCGCTGATGGAAATCGAGCACAAAGAGCGCCTCTACATCACCCCGCACATCGCCTGGACCTCCGTCGAGGCGCGCGATGCGCTGATCGCCAAGGTCATTGACAACATCCGCACCTTCGTCGAACAGTGA
- a CDS encoding YqaA family protein, translated as MTLFISAFLAATLFPFSSEAALVAALSAGMEHATALTAASAGNILAILVNYLLGFWLYEKSHTKLEASKTGRKALAVGHRYGYAALLLSWLPIIGDPLTLVAGLVRLNIVWFILIAGSLRVARYWLIAQAF; from the coding sequence TTGACACTGTTTATTTCCGCTTTTCTCGCCGCTACGTTATTCCCTTTTAGTTCCGAAGCCGCCCTCGTTGCCGCCCTGTCGGCCGGGATGGAGCATGCGACGGCGCTGACGGCGGCCTCCGCGGGGAACATCCTTGCAATCCTCGTCAACTATCTGCTCGGCTTCTGGCTCTACGAAAAGAGCCATACGAAACTGGAAGCGAGCAAAACGGGGCGCAAAGCGCTCGCGGTGGGGCACCGCTACGGCTATGCGGCCCTGCTGCTGAGCTGGCTGCCGATCATCGGGGACCCGCTGACCCTCGTCGCGGGGCTGGTGCGGCTGAATATTGTCTGGTTCATTCTCATCGCCGGAAGCCTGCGGGTCGCGCGCTACTGGCTGATCGCGCAGGCGTTCTAG
- a CDS encoding CDP-alcohol phosphatidyltransferase family protein has protein sequence MKTPLWTIPNTLSLFRLACAPFLVLSGLAESAVPFFTILSLMLVSDALDGFLARLLHQTSVLGAKLDSYGDYATYMAVTLGAWLQWPERIEREAPVILLAVAVFILPAVASILKFKRFASYHTWITKLSAILMSLGIFALLVFDLSWPFYIAVAVLVLEAVENIAITLTLDVPETDIRSWWHLRTRR, from the coding sequence ATGAAGACACCGCTATGGACCATCCCCAACACCCTCAGTCTCTTCCGCCTGGCCTGTGCCCCGTTTCTCGTTCTCTCGGGGCTCGCGGAGAGTGCCGTCCCCTTCTTTACGATCCTCTCGCTTATGCTCGTTTCCGACGCCCTCGACGGCTTCCTGGCCCGCCTGCTCCACCAGACAAGCGTGCTGGGGGCGAAGCTAGACAGCTACGGCGATTACGCCACCTACATGGCCGTCACCCTGGGGGCCTGGCTGCAGTGGCCTGAACGCATCGAACGCGAGGCCCCCGTCATTCTCCTGGCCGTCGCCGTCTTTATCCTGCCCGCCGTGGCAAGCATCCTGAAATTCAAACGGTTTGCCAGCTACCACACGTGGATCACGAAGCTCTCCGCGATCCTGATGAGCCTCGGAATCTTCGCCCTGCTCGTCTTTGACCTCTCCTGGCCCTTCTACATCGCCGTGGCCGTGCTTGTGCTCGAAGCGGTGGAAAATATCGCCATCACGCTGACCCTCGACGTGCCGGAGACGGACATCCGCTCCTGGTGGCACCTGCGCACGCGGCGCTAG
- a CDS encoding thioredoxin family protein gives MLELTDATYSQFVAEMDQPLFIDFYSPTCGPCQQVLSQLPALEKHFEGKAVIAKVDVTRNPKLAAKYEIRSVPFCVSIGAKDKMVKDYELGAAAPARYIRMIEKAQGKGLLARLFGK, from the coding sequence ATGCTTGAACTGACCGATGCCACCTACTCGCAATTCGTCGCCGAAATGGACCAACCGCTGTTTATCGACTTCTACTCCCCGACCTGCGGCCCCTGCCAGCAGGTGCTCTCACAGCTTCCCGCCCTGGAGAAGCACTTTGAGGGCAAAGCGGTGATCGCCAAGGTCGACGTCACCCGCAACCCGAAGCTCGCCGCCAAATACGAGATCCGCAGCGTCCCGTTCTGCGTCAGCATCGGGGCAAAAGACAAGATGGTAAAGGATTATGAACTGGGTGCCGCCGCGCCGGCGCGCTATATCCGCATGATCGAAAAGGCGCAGGGGAAAGGGCTCCTGGCCCGGCTGTTCGGAAAGTAG
- a CDS encoding AEC family transporter, whose translation MNSAIVSVLGIYLFIGVGYLAKRSFKEQIDERTITLLSVYFLQIFLTLWGLLKRPIDTTLLQTPLLYIGITLSLVAVTMFASRLLFADVKERSIATVAALIGNTGNLGIPLGIALFGEESVPYTTIINLANVFFVYTFGVYYYSRGNFSVRDSLLNIVKLPVLWAALVAIALNLGGYRPSGTVEETLTMGAYASMVMQLVLFGIYLYDTKITELNRVLIGWVNGLKFLAVPAVTYAILSLTDLPEMVKGILFMEMLMPLAVANVNLASLYDCRPKALTALVFITSVLFLGIIFAAMRYVPWLTI comes from the coding sequence ATGAATTCCGCCATCGTTTCGGTGCTGGGGATCTATCTCTTTATCGGCGTGGGCTACCTGGCCAAGCGCAGTTTCAAAGAGCAGATCGACGAGCGCACCATTACCCTGCTCTCGGTCTACTTTCTGCAGATTTTCCTGACCCTGTGGGGGCTGCTCAAACGCCCCATCGACACGACGCTGCTGCAGACGCCGCTGCTTTACATCGGCATCACCCTCTCCCTCGTCGCCGTGACAATGTTCGCCTCGCGGCTGCTCTTTGCCGACGTGAAGGAGCGTTCCATCGCCACGGTCGCGGCGCTGATCGGCAATACGGGCAACCTCGGCATCCCGCTGGGCATTGCGCTCTTCGGCGAGGAGAGTGTCCCCTATACGACCATCATCAACCTCGCCAACGTCTTTTTCGTCTACACCTTCGGCGTCTATTACTACTCGCGCGGCAACTTCAGCGTCCGCGATTCGCTGCTGAACATCGTCAAGCTCCCCGTGCTCTGGGCCGCCCTCGTCGCCATCGCCCTTAACCTCGGCGGCTACCGCCCCTCCGGGACGGTCGAGGAGACGCTGACGATGGGCGCCTACGCGTCAATGGTGATGCAGCTCGTGCTCTTCGGCATCTACCTCTATGACACAAAGATCACCGAACTCAACCGCGTGCTGATCGGCTGGGTCAACGGCCTGAAGTTCCTCGCCGTCCCCGCCGTCACCTACGCCATTTTGTCCCTGACCGACCTGCCGGAAATGGTCAAAGGCATCCTCTTCATGGAGATGCTGATGCCCCTCGCCGTCGCCAACGTCAACCTGGCGTCGCTCTACGACTGCCGCCCCAAGGCACTGACGGCCCTCGTCTTCATCACCTCCGTCCTCTTCCTGGGGATCATCTTCGCCGCCATGCGCTACGTGCCGTGGCTGACCATCTGA
- a CDS encoding DUF3108 domain-containing protein: MKSLLLLFVFLSALMGSEAETTRYKVMLSLFGKVGEAKITIAERGDEYRMIVEDYATGLAAEISGHERDRFVSRGRIVDGMYVSDTFELYQTNDKTTESNVYVFDHEAETVTRFQDKNETVTETTFDAMSMRLVEKQTQKIKRKTEVLDFYSPYDALSVVLNIPSLLKDRTRVEIKPVGLAKKERKMYISRPEASTLPELQETFHTPTIRRIVQLDSFELEDEDEYGVLIGYNAQGGIDEVVTKETYFLIGFGRIEKIGSSRRGVAEIFDE; encoded by the coding sequence ATGAAAAGTCTGCTGTTGCTGTTTGTTTTTTTATCGGCGTTGATGGGTTCGGAGGCGGAGACGACCCGCTACAAGGTGATGCTCTCGCTCTTCGGGAAGGTCGGGGAGGCGAAGATCACCATCGCCGAGCGCGGGGATGAGTACCGTATGATCGTCGAGGATTACGCCACGGGGCTGGCCGCGGAAATCTCCGGGCATGAGCGGGACCGTTTTGTCAGCCGGGGGCGTATTGTGGACGGTATGTACGTTTCCGATACCTTCGAGCTCTACCAGACGAACGACAAAACGACCGAATCCAACGTGTACGTTTTCGACCATGAAGCCGAGACGGTCACCCGCTTTCAGGACAAGAACGAGACGGTGACGGAGACGACCTTTGACGCGATGAGCATGCGCCTGGTGGAGAAGCAGACCCAGAAAATCAAGCGCAAGACGGAGGTGCTTGATTTCTACAGTCCCTATGATGCCCTCTCCGTCGTGCTGAACATTCCCTCCCTGCTCAAAGATCGGACGCGGGTGGAGATCAAACCTGTCGGCCTGGCCAAGAAGGAACGCAAAATGTATATCAGCAGACCGGAAGCGTCTACCCTGCCTGAACTGCAGGAGACCTTCCATACGCCGACGATCCGGCGGATCGTGCAGCTCGATTCCTTCGAGCTTGAAGACGAGGACGAATACGGCGTTTTGATCGGTTATAACGCGCAGGGCGGTATTGATGAGGTGGTCACCAAGGAGACCTACTTCCTTATCGGGTTCGGCCGGATCGAAAAGATCGGCTCCTCCCGCCGCGGCGTTGCGGAAATCTTTGACGAATAG
- a CDS encoding FAD-dependent oxidoreductase, translated as MVDVLVVGGGGAGMAAALSAKEAGASVAVLGKSYPTRSQTCMAQGGINAALGHAGEDSVEAHIADTLKSAQGLADEAAVAALCSEGIEALRWLDAIGVPFSRNDDAQIAQRRLGGASAPRACYAQDYSGLKILHTLYDQCNRAGIPFYNERFLLDIIVEGDRACGVKVLDVRSGEVEVYMAGTVILATGGYSKLYGRHSTNAAGSSGDGHAAALRAGARLSDMEFVQFHPTGLAGSSILISESARGAGGYLLNGKGERFIDECLPRDKVARAIHDQIMAGEKVTLDIRHLGEAFIDGELPQERKLAQRYEGVDPVTEPIPIKPVAHYTMGGIEVGADSQTAVAGLFAAGECANHRVHGANRLGGNSLLELIVFGRQAGTNAAVAAQSGNGVAPAAAAEAPELEACFNEAPEVDFYARRDTLATLFYEQVGLVRDAEGLQGALEAVKTMQAELPKMGVADRSGAYNTNRTDFLEFVNLLTVAEAVAEGALRREESRGAHYRGDFPEADAALAVHSLSCIKEEGLCFDFQ; from the coding sequence ATGGTTGATGTATTAGTAGTCGGCGGCGGCGGTGCGGGCATGGCGGCAGCACTCTCCGCCAAAGAGGCGGGGGCATCGGTGGCGGTGCTCGGCAAGAGTTACCCCACCCGGTCGCAGACCTGTATGGCGCAGGGGGGCATCAACGCGGCGCTGGGCCATGCGGGCGAAGACAGCGTCGAGGCACACATCGCCGATACCCTCAAATCCGCCCAGGGGCTGGCCGACGAGGCGGCCGTGGCGGCGCTCTGCAGCGAGGGGATCGAGGCGCTGCGGTGGCTGGATGCGATCGGGGTGCCTTTCAGCCGCAATGACGATGCGCAGATCGCCCAGCGGCGCCTGGGCGGCGCCTCCGCCCCGCGGGCCTGTTACGCCCAGGACTACAGCGGGCTGAAGATCCTGCACACCCTTTACGACCAGTGCAACCGCGCGGGCATCCCCTTTTACAACGAACGTTTCCTGCTCGACATCATCGTCGAAGGGGATCGGGCCTGCGGGGTGAAGGTCCTCGATGTCCGCAGCGGCGAGGTTGAAGTGTACATGGCCGGGACGGTGATCCTCGCGACCGGCGGCTACAGCAAGCTCTACGGCCGCCACTCGACCAATGCCGCCGGCAGCAGCGGCGACGGCCACGCGGCGGCGCTGCGGGCCGGTGCGCGGCTCAGCGACATGGAGTTCGTGCAGTTCCACCCGACGGGGCTGGCGGGCTCCTCCATCCTTATCTCTGAGAGTGCACGCGGCGCGGGCGGCTACCTGCTCAACGGCAAAGGGGAACGCTTTATCGACGAGTGCCTTCCACGCGACAAAGTGGCGCGGGCCATCCACGACCAGATCATGGCAGGCGAAAAGGTCACCCTCGACATCCGCCACCTCGGCGAAGCCTTCATTGATGGTGAACTTCCCCAGGAGCGCAAGCTCGCGCAGCGCTACGAAGGGGTCGACCCGGTCACTGAACCCATTCCGATCAAGCCGGTGGCCCACTACACGATGGGGGGCATCGAGGTTGGTGCGGATTCGCAGACCGCTGTTGCGGGACTCTTCGCCGCGGGCGAATGCGCCAACCACCGTGTCCACGGCGCGAACCGCCTCGGAGGAAACTCTCTGCTGGAGCTGATCGTTTTCGGCCGCCAGGCGGGGACGAATGCGGCAGTAGCGGCGCAGAGCGGCAACGGGGTTGCGCCGGCGGCCGCGGCGGAAGCTCCGGAACTGGAGGCGTGCTTCAATGAAGCCCCCGAGGTCGATTTTTATGCCCGCCGCGACACCCTGGCGACGCTCTTTTACGAGCAGGTCGGCCTGGTGCGCGACGCCGAAGGTTTGCAGGGGGCCCTGGAAGCGGTCAAGACGATGCAGGCGGAGCTGCCGAAGATGGGCGTTGCGGATCGCAGCGGGGCTTACAACACCAACCGGACGGATTTCCTGGAGTTCGTCAACCTTCTCACCGTGGCCGAAGCGGTGGCGGAGGGAGCGCTGCGCCGGGAAGAGAGCCGGGGGGCGCACTACCGCGGTGATTTCCCGGAAGCGGATGCGGCCCTGGCCGTGCACTCGCTCAGCTGCATCAAAGAGGAGGGACTATGTTTCGATTTCCAATGA
- a CDS encoding succinate dehydrogenase/fumarate reductase iron-sulfur subunit: MKIAVKRGDETVTYDVDVEGTLLELLTHIKTHVDPTLTFASGCRSSVCGSCAVRVNGTEALACSHKPADGDLIEPLRNAEVLRDLVVNMDRPLAFNAGAQAWIDPVSGAIRMGHADEKANELQSDCILCGSCYSACPVYAVKPDFEGPFALTRSWRYVSDARTADVRGKLEAVQQNGIWDCTLCNECVPVCPQGIAPKQDINMLRSKSGMEGFMDPNMMGGFGGLDFGAPSF; the protein is encoded by the coding sequence ATGAAAATTGCTGTCAAAAGAGGTGACGAAACCGTCACCTATGACGTCGATGTCGAAGGAACGCTGCTGGAGCTTCTCACCCACATCAAGACGCACGTCGACCCGACCCTGACCTTTGCTTCGGGCTGCCGCTCAAGCGTCTGCGGCAGCTGCGCCGTGCGAGTCAACGGCACCGAAGCCCTTGCCTGCAGCCACAAGCCTGCCGACGGCGATCTCATCGAACCGCTGCGCAACGCCGAGGTGCTCCGGGACCTCGTTGTCAATATGGACCGTCCTCTGGCGTTCAATGCCGGGGCGCAGGCCTGGATCGATCCGGTCAGCGGTGCGATCCGCATGGGGCACGCCGATGAGAAGGCGAATGAGCTGCAAAGCGATTGTATCCTCTGCGGCTCCTGCTACAGCGCCTGCCCGGTTTACGCCGTTAAGCCGGATTTCGAGGGGCCTTTTGCCCTGACACGCAGCTGGCGCTATGTCAGCGACGCCCGGACGGCGGATGTGCGCGGCAAGCTCGAGGCGGTCCAGCAAAACGGCATCTGGGACTGTACGCTCTGCAACGAGTGTGTTCCCGTCTGTCCCCAGGGGATCGCACCCAAGCAGGACATCAACATGCTGCGCTCCAAAAGCGGCATGGAGGGGTTCATGGACCCGAACATGATGGGCGGTTTCGGCGGTCTGGACTTCGGAGCGCCAAGTTTTTAA
- a CDS encoding YajQ family cyclic di-GMP-binding protein has protein sequence MAAKEHSFDISAKIDMQAFKDAIVQAEREVATRYDFKGLTADIDYSEKAKTLTLVSASDNKLEALEDIVIGKLLKRGLTSNVLDKQGVEDSSGGNRKTVFKVVDYIEAKEAKKIAAEIKNLKLKVTAQIEGDHIRVKGKQLDDLQKAIRAIRGMEWDAPLVFENMR, from the coding sequence ATGGCAGCAAAAGAGCACAGTTTCGATATTTCGGCCAAGATCGACATGCAGGCGTTCAAAGACGCCATCGTCCAGGCCGAGCGCGAGGTGGCGACCCGCTACGACTTCAAGGGGCTCACCGCCGATATCGATTACAGCGAAAAAGCCAAAACATTGACGTTAGTAAGCGCCAGCGACAACAAACTCGAGGCGCTGGAGGACATCGTCATCGGAAAACTGCTCAAACGGGGGCTGACGTCGAATGTCCTGGACAAACAGGGAGTCGAGGACAGCAGCGGCGGCAACCGCAAAACGGTCTTCAAGGTGGTCGACTACATCGAGGCCAAAGAGGCGAAAAAGATCGCCGCAGAGATCAAGAACCTCAAGCTCAAGGTGACGGCGCAGATCGAAGGGGATCATATCCGGGTCAAAGGCAAGCAGCTTGATGACCTGCAAAAAGCGATCCGTGCGATCCGCGGGATGGAGTGGGATGCTCCGCTCGTCTTTGAAAACATGCGCTGA
- a CDS encoding ELWxxDGT repeat protein codes for MQIVMTIAASLLSVAAAMTIFGCGGGGGGNSSPDIVLFQFSGDANGYELWKSDGTARGTVLVKDINPGTNGSYPDAITYSEGTFYFNAIDETNGRELWKSDGTSAGTVLVKDIYPGANDSNPIKFNDVNGTIMFRAFTSLGHELWRSDGTEAGTVLVKDIYPGSIGSFPNFPAVLNATLFFRAGDNSGHGTELWKSDGTADGTVLVKDIYSGTGSSNPAELTALGNTLYFQADDGTSGYELWKSDGTENGTLLVKDIAPGNAGSSPAELTIVGSTLYFIADDGSNGYELWKSDGTETGTVMVKDIYAGVSTSQPYALTDVNGTLFFTADDGVHGNELWKSDGTETGTVMVKDIYSGSSDSTPDELFNMNSTVVFRASDGTHGYELWKSDGTETGTVMVKDIYSGSTGSYPLSFIMVSDTLLFFATDAESGGVWKSDGTEAGTVKLKAGNYPD; via the coding sequence ATGCAAATAGTTATGACGATAGCGGCCTCACTGCTAAGCGTGGCTGCGGCAATGACCATCTTCGGTTGCGGGGGTGGCGGAGGCGGAAACAGTAGCCCGGATATTGTGCTGTTCCAGTTCTCCGGTGATGCCAACGGTTACGAACTCTGGAAAAGCGACGGGACGGCAAGAGGCACTGTACTCGTCAAAGACATCAATCCCGGTACAAACGGCAGTTATCCGGATGCCATTACTTACAGTGAGGGCACCTTCTACTTCAATGCCATAGACGAAACAAACGGCCGGGAGCTCTGGAAGAGTGACGGTACCAGCGCCGGAACCGTCCTAGTCAAAGACATCTACCCCGGTGCAAACGACAGTAATCCGATCAAATTCAACGATGTCAACGGCACCATCATGTTCCGGGCCTTCACTAGTCTCGGACACGAACTCTGGAGGAGTGACGGTACCGAAGCCGGTACCGTCCTGGTCAAGGACATTTACCCCGGTAGCATCGGCAGTTTTCCGAACTTCCCCGCCGTCCTCAATGCTACCCTCTTCTTCAGGGCCGGCGATAACAGTGGACACGGCACTGAACTCTGGAAAAGCGACGGCACCGCCGACGGTACTGTACTGGTCAAGGATATCTATTCCGGCACCGGAAGCAGTAATCCGGCAGAGCTCACCGCCCTCGGAAACACCCTCTATTTTCAAGCTGATGACGGGACCAGCGGCTACGAACTCTGGAAGAGCGACGGCACCGAAAACGGCACACTCCTCGTCAAAGACATTGCCCCTGGCAATGCCGGCAGCAGCCCAGCAGAGCTCACGATCGTTGGTAGCACCCTCTATTTTATAGCCGATGACGGAAGCAACGGCTACGAACTCTGGAAAAGTGACGGGACCGAAACCGGTACTGTGATGGTCAAGGATATCTATGCCGGTGTGAGCACCAGCCAGCCCTATGCCCTCACGGATGTCAACGGTACACTCTTCTTCACCGCTGACGACGGCGTTCATGGCAACGAACTCTGGAAAAGCGACGGGACTGAAACCGGTACCGTCATGGTAAAAGACATTTACAGCGGCAGCTCCGACAGCACACCCGATGAGCTTTTCAACATGAACAGCACCGTCGTTTTCCGCGCCAGTGACGGGACGCACGGTTATGAACTTTGGAAAAGTGACGGTACCGAAACCGGTACCGTCATGGTGAAGGACATTTACAGCGGCAGTACGGGCTCATACCCGCTCTCTTTCATCATGGTAAGTGACACACTGCTCTTCTTCGCCACCGATGCCGAGAGCGGCGGCGTGTGGAAAAGCGACGGTACCGAAGCGGGAACGGTGAAACTCAAAGCGGGGAACTACCCGGATTGA
- a CDS encoding SIMPL domain-containing protein, with protein MSKTSAAVLGLFIFLGLGLFGYLLSTAALTVKGMERVVTVKGLAEREVTADKAIWPIKFDEAGNDLGSLYATVERKSAAVTAFLKAHGFSEEEVTVSSPSIVDRQAQNYGNTANIAFRYTASTVVTVYSERIDAVRQSMREIADLGKDGIALSGQNYQNRTQFLFTGLNSLKPSMIEEATRNARVVAEKFAKDSASRLGKIKTARQGQFSITDRDSSTPYIKKVRVVSTVEYYLSD; from the coding sequence ATGTCAAAAACTTCCGCTGCCGTCCTTGGCCTCTTTATCTTTCTCGGGCTCGGGCTTTTCGGCTACCTGCTCTCCACCGCCGCATTGACCGTCAAGGGAATGGAGCGGGTCGTCACCGTCAAAGGGCTGGCCGAGCGCGAGGTCACCGCTGACAAGGCGATCTGGCCCATCAAATTCGACGAAGCCGGCAATGACCTCGGCTCCCTCTATGCGACCGTCGAACGCAAAAGTGCCGCCGTCACAGCCTTTTTAAAGGCGCATGGCTTCAGTGAGGAAGAGGTCACTGTCTCATCCCCCTCCATCGTCGACCGGCAGGCACAAAACTACGGCAATACGGCCAATATCGCTTTCCGCTACACGGCCTCAACAGTCGTCACGGTCTACAGCGAACGCATCGACGCCGTCCGCCAAAGCATGCGGGAGATCGCCGACCTGGGCAAAGACGGCATCGCGCTCTCCGGACAGAATTACCAGAACCGTACCCAGTTCCTCTTTACCGGGCTCAACAGCCTCAAACCCTCCATGATCGAGGAGGCAACACGGAACGCCCGCGTCGTGGCCGAGAAGTTCGCCAAGGACTCCGCCAGCCGCCTGGGAAAGATCAAGACCGCCCGCCAGGGGCAGTTCTCCATCACCGACCGCGACAGCTCCACGCCCTATATCAAAAAGGTCCGGGTCGTCTCGACCGTCGAATACTACCTCTCCGATTGA